Proteins from a single region of Synechococcus sp. WH 8109:
- the urtC gene encoding urea ABC transporter permease subunit UrtC yields MFQAFQQRRWPLIILWVVIVAAIVAAPSVLPVFRLNLLGRFLSLAIVALGIDLIWGFTGLLSLGQGIFFALGGYVAAMYLQLNSSGDLPNGIPEFFGLYGVNRLPAFWEPFHSPLFTLVAIWLVPAVLAAVLGNLVFRNRIKGVYFSILTQAALLVFFNFFNGQQKLINGTNGLKTDVTQLFGQMVGSPEMQRGFFWLTSVVVILAWLFLRWVVRGRFGDVLIAIRDDEPRLRFAGYNPTLFKTIVFAIAGGLAGIGGALYTVQSGIVSPQYMTVPFSIEMVIWVAVGGRGTLVGAILGAVVINYAKSLVSEALPQGWLFIQGGLFILVVTALPEGVIGWFRGDGPRNWLNRFGISRRSETYPRLDLEGQEEVQS; encoded by the coding sequence ATGTTCCAAGCATTTCAACAACGCCGTTGGCCTTTGATCATCCTTTGGGTGGTGATCGTTGCGGCCATCGTTGCTGCGCCTTCTGTTCTGCCGGTGTTTCGGCTGAATTTGTTGGGTCGCTTTCTCTCCCTGGCGATCGTTGCCCTGGGCATCGACTTGATCTGGGGCTTCACCGGTCTGCTCAGCCTCGGCCAGGGCATCTTTTTTGCCCTTGGCGGCTACGTGGCAGCCATGTACCTGCAGCTCAACAGCTCGGGTGATCTTCCCAACGGCATTCCCGAGTTCTTCGGCCTCTATGGCGTGAATCGGTTGCCCGCTTTCTGGGAGCCGTTCCATTCCCCGTTGTTCACCCTGGTGGCGATTTGGCTGGTACCAGCCGTCCTGGCCGCTGTGCTCGGCAACCTGGTGTTTCGCAACCGGATCAAGGGGGTCTACTTCTCGATCCTCACCCAGGCCGCCCTGCTCGTTTTCTTCAATTTCTTCAACGGACAGCAGAAGCTGATTAATGGCACCAACGGTCTTAAAACCGATGTGACCCAGTTGTTCGGTCAGATGGTGGGCTCCCCCGAGATGCAGCGGGGTTTCTTCTGGTTGACCTCTGTTGTGGTGATCCTGGCCTGGCTGTTTCTGCGCTGGGTGGTGCGGGGCCGGTTCGGTGATGTGTTGATAGCCATTCGCGATGACGAACCCCGGCTGCGCTTTGCGGGTTACAACCCAACTCTGTTTAAGACGATCGTCTTCGCTATCGCTGGTGGTTTGGCAGGAATCGGTGGTGCGCTCTACACCGTTCAGTCGGGAATTGTTTCGCCGCAGTACATGACAGTTCCCTTCTCAATTGAGATGGTGATCTGGGTTGCGGTGGGTGGTCGAGGCACGCTTGTGGGAGCCATTCTTGGCGCCGTGGTCATCAACTACGCCAAGAGTTTGGTGAGCGAAGCGCTCCCCCAGGGCTGGCTGTTCATCCAAGGGGGCCTGTTCATCCTTGTGGTGACCGCCTTGCCTGAGGGCGTCATTGGTTGGTTCCGAGGTGATGGCCCTCGCAATTGGCTCAACCGATTCGGCATTTCCCGTCGGAGTGAGACCTATCCACGTCTCGATCTTGAAGGTCAGGAAGAGGTTCAATCATGA